From the genome of Neodiprion pinetum isolate iyNeoPine1 chromosome 3, iyNeoPine1.2, whole genome shotgun sequence, one region includes:
- the LOC124213990 gene encoding venom serine protease 34, with translation MTKYLALVALVVGWSTKTWAIDAGCDYYQVISPGKTYYVYSPGYPESYTGQHSCRWYAKSATRVKISCQTFSLPASNNCAGDRLSISPSGNLQLADAHNYCGVGTFDTTSNGNNMNIVFTAFKGTSGGRFLCTLEATPNASSPTCNCGWKKQSRIVGGTTTGIHEFPMMSGIVDLNQRLVFCGATIISPTVVVSAAHCLLNMATNGIAVLVGDHDVSTGTDTSAAVLHLVAKILLHPSYSVDTNANDISLVFTLEPIVFNMDVGPACLPFAYASTTFVGNEVEILGWGTLEFAGAKSDVLQKVKVNVTSINRCQQSFPQVTNKQICTYTPGKDACQFDSGGPLLWQNEINGRLFLVGIISFGELCADKKPAVNTRVGAYLDWILSNTPDDYCRVQ, from the exons AATACTTGGCACTGGTAGCTCTCGTAGTTGGCTGGTCGACGAAGACCTGGGCCATAGACGCGGGTTGTGATTACTACCAAGTCATTTCACCCGGGAAAACGTACTACGTCTACAGCCCTGGGTACCCCGAGTCTTACACTGGCCAACATTCGTGTCGGTGGTACGCGAAGAGCGCAACGAGGGTCAAGATCAGTTGTCAGACCTTTTCCCTGCCAGCC TCCAACAACTGCGCTGGAGACAGACTTTCCATCTCCCCAAGTGGTAACCTTCAGCTGGCCGATGCGCACAATTACTGCGGAGTCGGAACCTTCGACACCACATCCAATGGCAACAACATGAACATCGTCTTCACGGCGTTTAAGGGAACCAGCGGAGGCAGGTTTCTCTGCACCCTCGAAGCGACGCCCAATGCCTCTTCACCGACCTGCAACTGCGGATGGAAGAAGCAG TCAAGAATCGTTGGTGGCACAACGACGGGTATCCACGAGTTTCCGATGATGTCTGGAATCGTCGATCTCAATCAGCGACTCGTCTTCTGTGGCGCAACCATTATCTCCCCAACTGTCGTTGTATCCGCCGCTCACTGCTTGCTGAACATGGCTACTAATGGAATCGCCGTTTTGGTTGGGGATCATGACGTTTCTACTG GTACCGATACATCGGCAGCGGTACTTCACCTCGTTGCCAAAATACTTCTTCATCCATCGTATAGCGTGGATACTAACGCAAATGACATTTCGTTAGTATTCACGCTGGAACCCATTGTTTTTAATATGGATGTGGGtccagcgtgtcttcccttcGCATACGCCTCGACGACGTTCGTTGGAAATGAGGTTGAAATTTTAG GCTGGGGCACGCTCGAGTTTGCCGGAGCGAAATCAGACGTCTTACAAAAAGTCAAGGTGAACGTCACGTCGATCAATCGTTGTCAGCAATCGTTTCCGCAGGttacaaacaaacaaatctGCACTTATACACCGGGAAAAGACGCTTGTCAG TTTGACAGTGGCGGACCTCTTCTCTGGCAAAATGAAATCAATGGGAGATTATTTCTCGTTGGAATAATCAGTTTCGGAGAACTTTGCGCCGACAAGAAACCCGCTGTTAACACTCGTGTCGGTGCGTACCTGGACTGGATCTTGTCGAACACGCCAG ACGATTACTGCAGGGTTCAGTGA